In Equus przewalskii isolate Varuska chromosome 6, EquPr2, whole genome shotgun sequence, one DNA window encodes the following:
- the LOC103568046 gene encoding zinc finger protein 564-like: protein MIMRLCESEEGSQCGENFSLIPNLSLNKKPTGAKPWECSACGRIFMHHSSLTRHVRCHTEHKPYDYQKYEEKPYKHKECGKAFTFPSFLQIHERTHTGEKPYECKKCSKTFISSRSLQVRERNHTGEKPYQCKECGKAFVSPSRLRSLMIFHTGDGPYKCKECEKVFISPSSFQIHERIHTGEKPYECKDCGKAYMNPSSLRSHMIFHTGDGPYKCEECGKAFTFPSFLQKHERTHSREKPYQCEKCSKAFISVSSLRGHERIHTGERPYECKICGKAFRFSSHVHVHERTHTGEKPYECKKCGKAFTSSSSL from the coding sequence ATGATAATGAGACTCTGTGAAAGTGAAGAGGGTAGTCAATGTGGAGAAAACTTCAGCCTTATTCCAAATCTCAGTCTGAACAAGAAACCTACAGGAGCTAAACCATGGGAATGCAGTGCATGTGGAAGAATCTTCATGCATCATTCATCCCTTACTAGGCATGTTAGATGTCACACTGAGCACAAACCATATGACTATCAAAAATATGAGGAGAAGCCATATAAAcataaagaatgtgggaaagcctttacttttcccagttttcttcaaatacatgaaagaactcatactggagagaaaccctatgaatgtaaaaaatgcagtaaaacaTTCATTTCTTCCAGGTCTCTTCAAGTCCGCGAAAGAaatcatactggagagaaaccataccaatgcaaggaatgtgggaaagcctttgtaAGTCCCTCAAGACTTCGATCACTCATGATCTTTCACACTGGAGATGGACCTTATAAGTGTAAGGAATGTGAGAAAGTATTCATTTCTCCCAGTTCATTTCAAATACATGAAAggattcacactggagagaaaccctatgaatgtaaggattGTGGGAAAGCATATATGAATCCCTCAAGCCTTCGATCACACATGATCTTTCACACTGGGGATGGACCTTATAAATgtgaggaatgtgggaaagccttcacttttcccagttttcttcaaaaacatgaaagaactcatagtAGAGAGAAACCTTATCAATGTGAAAAATGCAGCAAAGCATTCATTTCTGTTAGTTCTCTTCGAggacatgaaagaattcatactggagagagaccgtatgaatgtaaaatatgtggTAAGGCCTTCAGGTTTTCCAGTCATGTTCATgtacatgaaagaactcatactggagagaaaccctatgaatgtaaaaaatgtggtaaagcattcacttcttccagttctctttGA